Proteins found in one Arthrobacter sp. U41 genomic segment:
- a CDS encoding sugar transferase — MDAFVVIWAVAGAYVIRFGVEPNFGASGDESNYIWFSAALSVAWWLMLEAWNSRNSRILGSGPDEYKRVAAASLWLFGLVAIFSYVFRVETARGYVGIALPVGLLGLIMGRWLLRQHLSVNRQSGASMSRLMLLGGPSAVAHLASSLVAAKHAGYLPIAAYIPGVQEILATEPESGLPVLGHDPEAHAILEAIDRCQADAVAVSAGVQLHPQTLRHLGWELAARNVGLIMAPALTDIAGPRIHTQQVAGLPLIHVTTPALDGGQRVAKRLFDVGVSGALIVLASPVLIIIALVLKLTDPGPVLFKQERVGIEGTHFGMLKFRSMVVDAERRLAALENQNEGNGVLFKMKDDPRITPVGRFLRKYSLDELPQLFNIFTGSMSLVGPRPPLPREVAAYEKDVRRRLLVKPGLTGLWQVSGRSNLSWQDSVRLDLYYVENWSLAGDLVIILKTARAVFNSTGAY; from the coding sequence GTGGATGCGTTCGTTGTGATTTGGGCCGTTGCAGGTGCATACGTAATTAGGTTCGGCGTCGAACCTAATTTTGGCGCATCGGGGGACGAGTCAAACTATATATGGTTTTCAGCTGCACTAAGCGTTGCTTGGTGGCTGATGTTGGAGGCCTGGAACAGCAGGAATAGCAGAATTCTGGGTTCTGGACCCGACGAGTATAAGCGAGTGGCCGCGGCCTCTCTTTGGCTTTTTGGCCTGGTGGCCATCTTCTCCTACGTTTTCCGAGTCGAAACAGCACGTGGCTATGTAGGGATTGCGCTGCCCGTCGGACTATTGGGACTCATAATGGGTCGCTGGCTCCTCAGACAGCACCTCAGCGTGAACCGCCAAAGCGGCGCGAGCATGTCCCGCCTAATGCTCTTGGGCGGTCCTAGCGCCGTTGCGCATTTGGCGTCGAGCCTCGTCGCGGCCAAGCACGCGGGATATCTTCCGATTGCGGCATATATACCCGGAGTACAGGAAATCCTCGCGACAGAACCTGAATCTGGCCTCCCGGTCCTTGGCCACGACCCAGAAGCACATGCGATTTTGGAGGCTATTGACCGGTGCCAGGCCGACGCAGTCGCGGTTTCGGCCGGCGTTCAGTTGCATCCCCAAACCCTTCGGCACCTTGGGTGGGAGCTAGCGGCGCGGAACGTTGGACTTATCATGGCACCCGCGCTCACTGACATTGCGGGGCCACGTATCCACACCCAGCAAGTGGCTGGCCTTCCATTGATTCACGTCACCACGCCAGCGCTTGATGGCGGTCAGCGTGTAGCCAAAAGGCTGTTCGATGTCGGAGTTTCAGGGGCCCTAATCGTCCTCGCATCTCCCGTTCTCATCATCATTGCACTGGTGCTCAAGCTAACCGACCCTGGTCCGGTGCTCTTCAAGCAGGAACGAGTCGGCATCGAGGGAACACATTTCGGCATGCTCAAATTCCGCTCGATGGTTGTTGATGCCGAACGACGACTCGCGGCGCTCGAAAATCAGAACGAGGGTAACGGTGTCCTTTTCAAAATGAAGGACGACCCCCGAATCACACCGGTCGGAAGATTTCTTCGAAAATACAGCCTCGACGAGCTACCCCAGCTCTTCAACATATTTACCGGCTCTATGAGTCTCGTTGGCCCACGTCCGCCCCTTCCTCGCGAAGTCGCAGCCTATGAGAAAGATGTCCGGCGAAGGCTGCTGGTAAAGCCGGGACTGACCGGACTCTGGCAAGTTAGCGGCCGATCGAATCTGTCATGGCAGGACTCAGTTCGCCTTGACCTTTACTACGTGGAGAACTGGTCACTGGCTGGCGACCTCGTAATCATCCTGAAGACAGCGCGCGCTGTCTTCAACAGCACGGGCGCCTACTAG
- a CDS encoding DUF4012 domain-containing protein, whose amino-acid sequence MTEPSKMEPDEYQQSHLSRSVRRPARRRLYVIAAACLTAAAVIAVVAASWLGTRASIIKDELQATIDLIPVLKGSISGDKPQEAIAAANQLRAHAAAAREASGDPLWTLAASAPWVGANFGAISEVARSADDVASLGVVPLVKVYESLDWGSLLPSSSGTNLDPIQDASPSISTAAHAVRASAERLYRIDASNLWPQVAEPLKRAREQLREVTGALDASANAAQIAPSMLGADGERNYLLMIQNNAEARASGGIPGALAVLQLDNGKLTLGAQSSAGDVGVMSPVVPVDAEQQQIYSTRLGKYMQDVNLTPDFPTAASTAQAMWEKKSGQRVDGVISMDPISLGYVLDATGPVEITEPELLALASRGLPTQLSGKNVVPTLLSDVYAKIPVPKYQDAYFAGVAKEIFGALSTGAHGDAKGLIDGISHGTSEGRILLWSAAAQEQSVLAKYPLSGSIAGPSVAPAQFGVYFNDGTGAKMDYHVKRTVQLVKQCSVGGYEQTSVRITSTNTAPADAATSLPAYVTGAGAFGVPAGSVRTNVIAYGPVQANVETASVDGKKADFNAQRHANRPVGTVTVTLAPGQSSTVELTFGKIVQHTEPNVVVTPTVQPVKDVKLATEEAVCNQ is encoded by the coding sequence ATGACTGAACCAAGCAAGATGGAACCCGACGAATACCAACAGAGCCACCTCAGCCGTTCAGTGAGGCGCCCAGCACGCCGGCGTCTTTACGTGATCGCAGCTGCATGTCTGACAGCCGCTGCGGTCATCGCAGTAGTGGCAGCATCGTGGCTGGGCACCCGAGCCTCTATCATCAAGGATGAACTTCAGGCCACCATTGACCTCATCCCCGTCCTTAAAGGCAGTATTTCAGGAGACAAGCCACAAGAGGCCATAGCTGCGGCCAATCAGCTTCGGGCCCACGCAGCGGCAGCACGCGAAGCCTCCGGAGATCCGCTTTGGACCCTGGCCGCTTCGGCGCCTTGGGTCGGAGCCAATTTCGGAGCCATTTCAGAAGTTGCCCGATCAGCGGACGATGTTGCCAGCCTGGGTGTCGTGCCCTTGGTGAAGGTCTACGAATCGCTCGATTGGGGTAGTCTCCTGCCTAGCAGTTCGGGGACGAACCTAGACCCGATCCAAGATGCATCCCCCAGCATTTCAACCGCCGCCCACGCCGTACGGGCCTCCGCCGAAAGGCTGTACAGAATCGACGCGAGCAACCTGTGGCCCCAGGTCGCTGAACCGTTGAAGCGGGCCCGGGAGCAGCTGCGCGAAGTAACAGGCGCCCTCGATGCCTCCGCAAACGCCGCCCAAATAGCGCCTAGCATGTTGGGAGCCGACGGCGAGCGGAACTACTTACTCATGATCCAGAACAACGCCGAAGCCCGCGCCTCCGGAGGTATTCCTGGAGCACTGGCAGTCCTCCAATTGGACAACGGCAAGCTGACGCTGGGGGCACAGAGCAGCGCCGGGGACGTTGGCGTGATGTCGCCCGTGGTTCCTGTGGACGCGGAGCAGCAGCAGATCTACTCGACGCGTCTCGGCAAATACATGCAGGACGTTAATCTGACCCCAGACTTTCCCACCGCGGCTTCCACTGCACAGGCCATGTGGGAGAAGAAGTCCGGCCAGCGGGTGGACGGCGTGATCTCCATGGATCCAATCTCGTTGGGGTATGTCCTTGACGCAACCGGACCCGTGGAAATCACGGAGCCCGAGCTCCTTGCCTTGGCTAGCCGCGGACTGCCGACCCAGCTGAGCGGCAAGAATGTCGTACCAACTCTTCTTTCCGACGTCTACGCCAAAATTCCCGTGCCAAAATATCAGGATGCTTACTTCGCCGGAGTGGCCAAAGAAATCTTCGGCGCGCTTTCCACCGGTGCACACGGCGACGCAAAGGGCCTCATCGACGGCATTTCCCACGGAACGTCAGAAGGGCGAATTCTGCTTTGGTCGGCCGCTGCGCAGGAGCAGTCAGTTCTTGCTAAGTATCCGTTAAGCGGATCAATCGCTGGCCCAAGCGTCGCCCCCGCGCAGTTCGGCGTCTATTTCAACGACGGCACGGGGGCAAAAATGGATTATCATGTCAAGCGGACGGTCCAACTTGTCAAGCAGTGTTCCGTCGGCGGCTACGAACAAACATCCGTGCGCATTACCAGCACCAACACGGCCCCCGCAGATGCGGCCACTTCGCTGCCGGCCTACGTCACCGGCGCTGGCGCTTTCGGTGTTCCGGCAGGCTCTGTCCGCACCAATGTGATCGCGTACGGCCCAGTGCAGGCCAACGTGGAAACAGCCTCAGTAGACGGCAAGAAGGCGGACTTCAACGCGCAGCGCCATGCCAATCGACCCGTAGGAACAGTGACCGTCACCTTGGCGCCGGGCCAAAGCAGCACGGTTGAGCTGACCTTCGGCAAAATCGTCCAGCACACGGAACCTAACGTGGTTGTCACGCCCACAGTCCAGCCTGTCAAAGACGTGAAACTCGCCACTGAGGAAGCAGTCTGCAATCAGTGA
- a CDS encoding LPXTG cell wall anchor domain-containing protein: MKKTLAALTLAGSIALIGAVPAMAANTTYPAPPANSAVSDGTVGPGEQFVFRGKGFKAGEGLTISVTPGARPASTGASVAGRGMTVTGKITLPLAAQSFPSAADANGAFSFPLTISETGVYTLTATGLESGISVSSSVTVEGRAVGAGLANTGNGTALANTGADSNLMIWSLVGAGALAAGVTSVVVVRRRAKADVTV, from the coding sequence ATGAAGAAAACACTTGCCGCGCTCACACTTGCCGGCTCTATTGCGCTCATCGGCGCAGTTCCGGCCATGGCCGCCAACACGACCTACCCGGCTCCGCCCGCAAACTCCGCCGTTTCTGATGGCACCGTTGGCCCGGGCGAGCAGTTCGTCTTCCGCGGCAAGGGCTTCAAGGCCGGCGAAGGCCTCACCATCAGTGTTACGCCGGGCGCCCGGCCGGCATCGACCGGCGCAAGCGTCGCTGGCCGCGGTATGACGGTGACCGGAAAGATCACACTGCCGCTGGCAGCGCAGAGCTTCCCCTCCGCAGCAGACGCCAATGGCGCGTTCTCCTTCCCGCTCACCATCAGTGAGACTGGTGTTTACACCCTGACCGCGACCGGTCTGGAGTCTGGCATTTCCGTCAGCTCGAGCGTCACGGTGGAGGGCCGCGCGGTTGGTGCTGGCCTTGCAAACACGGGTAACGGAACCGCACTGGCTAACACCGGCGCAGATTCCAATCTGATGATCTGGTCCCTCGTGGGCGCTGGCGCCCTGGCTGCCGGCGTTACCTCCGTCGTGGTGGTTCGCCGCCGTGCCAAGGCTGACGTCACCGTCTAA
- a CDS encoding VanZ family protein: MRATATPQAWRAVLAGFLAFLALVGFWPSPVDKPVQGQVAGFIFFIHALGVPAWIGYGFIEASANVALFVPLGVVAALAFPGKPWWRIGALGLLVSGFMELGQLLFLHNRFPSPLDLATNTAGCILGAFLVTQVVRSRSGARVS, encoded by the coding sequence ATGAGGGCCACGGCGACTCCCCAGGCCTGGCGCGCGGTCCTGGCAGGGTTTTTGGCGTTCCTGGCGCTGGTTGGTTTCTGGCCCAGCCCGGTGGACAAGCCAGTGCAGGGACAGGTTGCCGGATTCATCTTCTTTATCCACGCCCTTGGTGTTCCGGCATGGATTGGCTACGGCTTCATTGAGGCCTCCGCCAATGTGGCCCTCTTTGTGCCCCTCGGCGTCGTGGCGGCTTTGGCGTTCCCGGGGAAACCGTGGTGGCGGATCGGCGCCCTTGGCCTGCTGGTCTCCGGATTCATGGAGCTGGGCCAGCTGCTCTTTCTTCACAACCGCTTTCCCAGTCCGTTGGACCTTGCCACCAACACCGCCGGATGCATTCTGGGGGCTTTCCTGGTGACGCAGGTAGTCCGCTCCCGGAGCGGCGCGAGGGTTAGCTGA
- the galU gene encoding UTP--glucose-1-phosphate uridylyltransferase GalU has translation MTSGKPVTKAVIPAAGLGTRFLPATKAMPKEMLPVVDQPAIQYVVEEAVRAGLTDLLMITGRQKRALEDHFDREPSLERALELKGDFEKLEAVQHASALGPLYYVRQGDPKGLGHAVLCARQHVGDEPFAVLLGDDLIDERDELLSTMIEVQARTGGSVIALIEVDPFEISAYGCADVSPVDGEGHVRVNRLVEKPSSADAPSNLAVIGRYVLHPAVFDVLEETEPGRGGEIQLTDALQTLATSDCEGGGVYGVVFKGRRYDTGDKLSYLKAVISIASERVEFGEELKAWMKAFVS, from the coding sequence ATGACTTCGGGGAAACCAGTAACCAAAGCAGTCATTCCGGCCGCGGGACTTGGGACACGCTTCCTGCCCGCCACCAAGGCGATGCCCAAGGAAATGCTGCCCGTGGTCGACCAGCCGGCCATCCAGTACGTTGTCGAGGAAGCCGTCCGCGCCGGCCTGACCGATCTGCTGATGATCACCGGCCGGCAGAAGCGCGCGCTCGAGGACCACTTCGACCGTGAGCCCAGCCTGGAACGCGCCTTGGAACTCAAGGGCGATTTCGAGAAGCTGGAAGCGGTCCAGCACGCGTCCGCCCTGGGGCCCCTCTATTACGTCCGTCAGGGGGACCCCAAGGGGCTGGGACATGCCGTCCTGTGCGCCCGCCAGCACGTGGGTGATGAGCCCTTCGCCGTCCTGCTGGGCGATGACCTGATCGACGAGCGCGATGAGCTGCTGAGCACCATGATCGAGGTGCAGGCCCGGACGGGAGGATCCGTCATCGCCCTGATCGAAGTGGACCCGTTCGAGATCAGCGCCTACGGCTGCGCAGACGTTTCACCCGTCGACGGCGAAGGCCATGTCCGCGTCAACCGGCTGGTGGAAAAACCCTCGAGCGCCGATGCTCCCTCCAACCTGGCCGTCATCGGACGGTACGTGCTCCACCCGGCGGTCTTCGACGTCCTGGAGGAAACGGAACCCGGCCGCGGCGGCGAAATCCAGCTCACCGACGCCCTCCAGACCCTCGCCACCTCGGACTGCGAGGGCGGCGGGGTGTACGGGGTGGTCTTCAAGGGCCGCCGCTACGACACCGGCGACAAGCTGAGTTACCTGAAGGCCGTCATATCCATCGCCTCGGAACGGGTCGAATTCGGTGAAGAGCTCAAGGCCTGGATGAAAGCCTTCGTCAGCTAA
- a CDS encoding enoyl-CoA hydratase/isomerase family protein, with amino-acid sequence MISLSIAGGIAEIVLDAPHKLNSLDGQALRDLAQAYDDAAAAASRGEVRALLLRGEGRAFCAGRDIAGVTPETDDVQAYLGGLLQPLLKKMAAFPAPTFAAAQGACLGVGLGLLLATDVVYVAENAKFGSPFANLGATLDSGGHWYFTERLGMHRTLDLIYTAELMSGADAVAQGMFSRAMPAAELLENTRAIVAKAATGATSAFTASKELVAHIRDQRLGLWESMEEENAEQARLCKTEDYSEGFRAFQEKRKPVFKG; translated from the coding sequence ATGATTTCCCTCTCCATCGCCGGCGGCATCGCCGAGATCGTCCTTGACGCCCCGCACAAGCTAAACTCGCTCGACGGGCAGGCCCTCAGGGATTTAGCACAGGCGTACGACGACGCCGCTGCCGCCGCCTCGCGGGGCGAAGTGCGGGCGCTGCTGCTCAGGGGAGAGGGCCGGGCTTTCTGCGCGGGCCGGGACATCGCCGGCGTGACGCCGGAGACGGATGACGTCCAGGCGTACCTGGGCGGGCTTCTGCAGCCGCTGCTGAAGAAGATGGCTGCGTTCCCGGCCCCCACCTTCGCGGCGGCGCAGGGCGCCTGCCTGGGCGTGGGGCTGGGTCTGCTGCTGGCCACGGACGTGGTCTACGTGGCGGAGAACGCCAAATTCGGCTCACCGTTCGCCAATCTGGGCGCCACCCTCGATTCGGGCGGCCACTGGTACTTCACCGAACGCCTCGGCATGCACCGGACCCTGGACCTGATCTACACCGCCGAGCTCATGTCCGGCGCGGACGCCGTGGCCCAGGGGATGTTCAGCCGGGCCATGCCCGCGGCTGAGCTGCTGGAGAACACCCGCGCCATCGTGGCCAAGGCTGCCACCGGTGCCACCAGCGCATTCACCGCCAGCAAGGAACTCGTGGCGCACATCCGGGACCAGCGCCTCGGCCTCTGGGAGTCCATGGAAGAGGAGAACGCCGAGCAGGCCCGGCTCTGCAAGACCGAGGACTACTCGGAGGGCTTCCGGGCTTTCCAGGAAAAGCGCAAGCCGGTTTTCAAGGGCTAG
- the paaE gene encoding 1,2-phenylacetyl-CoA epoxidase subunit PaaE, whose amino-acid sequence MTVVRQTAAETAAATGRRRASFHPLTVDEVRRLTDDAIEVTFGVPAELAGQFDYLPGQYVALRTTLPDENGGPKEIRRSYSICAEPRSFADGSSEIRVAIKKDLGGQFSTWANAELKAGDVLDVMSPMGAFVSKHGRDGKEQNLMNSMNHPEELAGEPGSFVAIAAGSGITPVIAIARTLLAAHPETRFDLVYANKAAMDVMFLEELADLKDKYPARLALHHVLSREQRIAPLLSGRIDAEKLQALLGTAIHADDVDEWFLCGPFELVQLCRDTLAERGVNPDHIRFELFTTGKPDRPEGNAGRPVIVDESQATYKITFKLDGLQGEVASPTHARESILNAALRVRPDVPFACAGGVCGTCRAKVVTGAVTMDENYALEQDELDKGYVLTCQSHPTTPEVTVDFDV is encoded by the coding sequence ATGACTGTTGTCCGCCAGACCGCCGCTGAAACGGCTGCAGCCACCGGACGCCGACGCGCGTCCTTCCACCCGTTGACCGTGGATGAGGTCCGCCGGCTCACCGACGACGCGATCGAGGTCACCTTCGGCGTCCCGGCCGAGCTCGCCGGCCAGTTCGATTACCTCCCCGGCCAGTACGTCGCCCTGCGCACCACGCTGCCGGATGAGAACGGCGGGCCGAAGGAAATCCGGCGCAGCTACTCGATCTGCGCCGAACCGCGCAGCTTCGCGGACGGCAGCAGCGAGATCCGGGTCGCGATCAAGAAGGACCTGGGCGGGCAGTTCTCCACCTGGGCGAACGCCGAGCTCAAGGCCGGCGACGTCCTGGACGTCATGAGCCCGATGGGCGCGTTCGTGTCCAAGCACGGCCGCGACGGCAAAGAGCAGAACCTGATGAACTCGATGAACCATCCGGAGGAGCTGGCGGGGGAGCCGGGCTCCTTCGTCGCGATTGCCGCCGGTTCCGGCATCACCCCGGTGATCGCGATTGCCCGCACGCTGCTCGCGGCACACCCGGAAACCCGCTTCGACCTGGTCTACGCCAACAAGGCCGCCATGGACGTGATGTTCCTCGAGGAGCTCGCCGACCTGAAGGACAAGTACCCGGCCCGGCTCGCCCTGCACCACGTGCTCTCCCGCGAACAACGGATCGCCCCGCTGCTCAGCGGCCGGATCGACGCGGAGAAACTGCAGGCCCTGCTGGGGACCGCGATCCACGCCGACGACGTCGACGAGTGGTTCCTGTGCGGGCCCTTCGAGCTCGTCCAGCTCTGCCGGGACACCCTGGCCGAGCGCGGCGTCAACCCGGACCACATCCGCTTCGAACTCTTCACCACCGGCAAGCCGGACCGCCCCGAGGGCAACGCCGGCCGTCCCGTGATTGTGGACGAGTCCCAGGCAACCTACAAGATCACCTTCAAGCTGGACGGCCTCCAGGGCGAGGTGGCCAGCCCCACCCACGCCCGCGAATCCATCCTCAACGCGGCCCTGCGGGTCCGCCCGGACGTGCCGTTCGCCTGCGCCGGCGGCGTCTGCGGAACCTGCCGCGCCAAGGTGGTCACCGGTGCCGTCACCATGGATGAGAACTACGCGCTGGAGCAGGACGAACTGGATAAGGGCTACGTGCTCACCTGCCAGTCCCACCCCACGACGCCGGAAGTCACCGTCGACTTCGACGTCTAG
- the paaD gene encoding 1,2-phenylacetyl-CoA epoxidase subunit PaaD: MPEMDTKTAEQKAWDIAATVCDPEIPVLTVADLGILRNVQLFDDGGQVPAVQVTITPTYSGCPAMDAIRDDLTTAFHNAGYPHVRVELVLSPAWTTDWMTESGKAKLQEYGIAPPSGHSAAVRHAGPVRLSLAVKCPQCSSLNTKELTRFGSTSCKALYVCQDCKEPFDYFKVL, encoded by the coding sequence ATGCCTGAGATGGACACCAAGACGGCCGAGCAGAAGGCCTGGGACATCGCGGCCACGGTCTGCGATCCGGAGATCCCCGTCCTCACGGTCGCGGACCTGGGGATTCTCCGGAACGTCCAGTTGTTCGACGACGGCGGGCAGGTTCCCGCGGTCCAGGTCACCATCACGCCGACCTACTCCGGCTGCCCCGCGATGGACGCCATCCGGGACGACCTCACCACGGCGTTCCACAATGCCGGCTACCCCCACGTCCGGGTTGAGCTGGTGCTCTCCCCGGCGTGGACCACGGACTGGATGACCGAGTCAGGCAAGGCCAAGCTCCAGGAATACGGCATCGCCCCGCCGTCGGGCCACTCGGCGGCCGTGCGGCACGCCGGGCCGGTCCGGCTGTCCCTCGCCGTCAAATGCCCGCAGTGTTCATCGTTGAACACCAAGGAACTCACCCGCTTCGGTTCCACCTCCTGCAAGGCGCTGTACGTCTGCCAGGACTGCAAGGAACCGTTCGACTACTTCAAAGTTTTGTAA
- the paaC gene encoding 1,2-phenylacetyl-CoA epoxidase subunit PaaC: MSTSPETAAAAAPAEEEASGHGDVSVGVKAASGSGEATASATRITPGNALRPEDIALAVSRGTANPSEDVAEFALRLGDDALILAQRLGHWISRAPELEEDIALGNIALDQLGHARSFLSYAGGLDGRSEDDLAYFRREPEFRSVEIFEIPNGDFAVTIARQFVVSYYQFELYRRLVESTDATLAGIAAKAVKEVDYHRDHSAQWVLRLAQGTDESREKMIHGFKVVWPYVDELFRDDELTARLAAAGAAVEPSSLRADFDRLTGEVLAEAELDVPKVQPAPGGGRKGLHSEHLGYILAEMQVLAREYPGASW, translated from the coding sequence GTGAGCACCTCACCTGAAACCGCGGCCGCAGCGGCCCCCGCAGAAGAAGAAGCCTCCGGCCACGGGGACGTCTCCGTCGGCGTCAAGGCAGCCAGCGGCAGCGGCGAGGCCACGGCCAGCGCCACCCGCATCACCCCCGGCAACGCCCTCCGCCCGGAGGACATCGCCCTGGCCGTCAGCCGCGGCACCGCCAATCCGAGCGAGGACGTCGCCGAGTTCGCCCTGCGCCTGGGCGATGACGCGCTGATCCTCGCGCAGCGCCTTGGCCACTGGATCTCCCGCGCCCCGGAGCTCGAGGAGGACATCGCCCTCGGCAACATCGCCCTGGACCAGCTGGGTCACGCCCGGTCCTTCCTCAGCTACGCCGGCGGGCTCGACGGTCGGAGCGAGGATGACCTCGCGTACTTCCGCCGCGAGCCCGAGTTCCGTTCCGTGGAGATCTTCGAAATCCCGAACGGTGACTTTGCCGTCACCATCGCCCGCCAGTTCGTCGTCAGCTACTACCAGTTCGAGCTGTACCGCCGCCTGGTGGAGTCCACCGACGCCACCCTGGCCGGCATCGCCGCCAAGGCCGTCAAGGAAGTGGATTACCACCGCGACCACAGCGCCCAGTGGGTGCTGCGCCTGGCCCAGGGCACGGATGAGTCCCGCGAGAAGATGATCCACGGCTTCAAAGTCGTCTGGCCCTACGTGGACGAGCTGTTCCGCGACGATGAACTCACCGCCCGCCTCGCCGCGGCCGGTGCCGCCGTCGAGCCGTCCAGCCTGCGCGCCGATTTCGACCGGCTTACCGGCGAGGTCCTCGCCGAGGCCGAACTCGACGTCCCCAAGGTCCAGCCCGCCCCCGGCGGCGGACGCAAGGGACTGCACTCCGAGCACCTCGGTTACATCCTCGCCGAAATGCAGGTGCTCGCCCGCGAGTACCCCGGAGCAAGCTGGTAA
- the paaB gene encoding 1,2-phenylacetyl-CoA epoxidase subunit PaaB yields MTTPEPHAGNVWPIWEVFVRSSRGLSHVHAGSLHAPDAAMALRNARDLYTRRNEGVSIWVVPADAIASSDPDSKGSFFESPQGKDYRHATYYTKSEGVKHL; encoded by the coding sequence ATGACCACCCCCGAACCGCACGCAGGTAACGTCTGGCCCATCTGGGAAGTCTTCGTCCGCTCCAGCCGCGGCCTCTCCCACGTCCACGCCGGCTCCCTGCACGCGCCGGACGCCGCCATGGCCCTGCGCAACGCCCGTGACCTGTACACCCGCCGCAACGAGGGTGTCTCCATCTGGGTTGTCCCGGCTGACGCCATCGCCTCCAGCGATCCGGACTCCAAGGGCTCGTTCTTCGAGTCGCCCCAGGGCAAGGACTACCGGCACGCGACGTACTACACCAAGAGCGAGGGCGTGAAGCACCTGTGA
- the paaA gene encoding 1,2-phenylacetyl-CoA epoxidase subunit PaaA has protein sequence MAAQTLQSVPGEPTAARHEQSLEDAARRDAEGQAYFDKVMAEDSRIEPRDWMPPAYRKTLLRQISQHAHSEIIGMQPEANWISRAPSLKRKAILMAKVQDEAGHGLYLYSAAETLGQPRDQMNQDLMDGKAKYSSIFNYPARTWADMGAIGWMVDGAAIANQVPLCRASFGPYGRAMVRVCKEESFHQRQGFEILLELSHGTPEQKQMAQEAVNRWYAPALMMFGPPDDDSPNSKQSMAWNIKRFSNDELRNRFVGMMMEQVKVLELTLPDKDIRFNEETKKWEHGPLDWDEFHEVLAGRGPCNAQRLERRREAHNNGTWVREAAAAYAEKQSRKQAEKESAA, from the coding sequence ATGGCAGCGCAGACCCTGCAGTCAGTGCCCGGAGAGCCAACAGCGGCACGGCACGAACAGAGCCTCGAAGATGCGGCCCGGCGTGACGCTGAAGGCCAGGCATACTTCGACAAAGTCATGGCGGAAGACTCGCGGATCGAACCCCGCGACTGGATGCCCCCGGCATACCGCAAGACCCTGCTGCGCCAGATCTCACAGCACGCGCACTCGGAGATCATCGGCATGCAGCCGGAAGCCAACTGGATCTCCCGCGCCCCCAGCCTCAAGCGCAAGGCCATCCTGATGGCCAAGGTCCAGGACGAGGCCGGCCACGGCCTGTACCTGTACTCCGCCGCCGAAACCCTCGGCCAGCCGCGGGACCAGATGAACCAGGACCTGATGGACGGCAAGGCCAAGTACTCCTCCATCTTCAACTACCCGGCACGGACCTGGGCGGACATGGGTGCCATCGGCTGGATGGTCGACGGCGCCGCGATCGCCAACCAGGTGCCGCTCTGCCGCGCCTCCTTCGGCCCCTACGGCCGCGCCATGGTCCGCGTCTGCAAGGAAGAATCCTTCCACCAGCGCCAGGGCTTCGAGATCCTGCTGGAACTCTCCCACGGCACCCCCGAGCAGAAGCAGATGGCCCAGGAAGCGGTCAACCGCTGGTACGCCCCGGCCCTGATGATGTTCGGCCCGCCGGATGACGACTCGCCCAACTCCAAGCAGTCCATGGCCTGGAACATCAAGCGCTTCAGCAACGACGAACTGCGCAACCGCTTCGTCGGCATGATGATGGAGCAGGTCAAGGTCCTGGAGCTCACCCTCCCGGACAAGGACATCCGTTTCAACGAAGAGACCAAGAAATGGGAGCACGGCCCGCTGGACTGGGATGAATTCCACGAAGTCCTCGCCGGCCGCGGCCCCTGCAACGCCCAGCGCCTGGAACGGCGCCGCGAAGCACACAACAACGGCACCTGGGTCCGCGAAGCCGCCGCCGCCTACGCGGAAAAGCAGAGCCGCAAGCAAGCAGAAAAGGAATCCGCAGCATGA